A single window of Plasmodium reichenowi strain SY57 chromosome 14, whole genome shotgun sequence DNA harbors:
- a CDS encoding hemolysin, putative: protein MEFYKNFCSHFTNTFNGEYFFDLKGSTKINDNDIANFIKSNDLCENDKKIVELYIEKKINKIMLIKYMESKNKTLFRGKIHLMLVFISPLWIFYMLYLSKTLTARIFTSIAVLCIFFNFFASFLLHNFEWKPKFFFIIEKMDHFGIFLMISGSLLPVQALLFNKMKLLFFISLQFLAILFGCLIVFFSCFSTGNRFIRSLIFTFAGLLHIIFIRDYVSLLYGNEFILLILLGVLYVIGAIIYSVKKPNIFPGILEFHEVFHICCLGSAVCTFVLNCSVIKRT from the exons ATGGAATTTTATAAGAACTTTTGTTCACATTTTACAAATACCTTTAATGgtgaatatttttttgacTTAAAGGGTAGtacaaaaattaatgataatgacATTGCGAATTTTATTAAGTCTAATGATTTGTGTGAAAATGATAAGAAGATAGTggaattatatattgagaagaaaataaataagattatgttaataaaatatatggaaAGTAAAAACAAAACTTTATTTAGAGGAAAGATACATTTAATGTTAGTATTTATATCACCATTATGgattttttatatgttatatttatcaaaaaCATTAACAGCAAGAATATTTACCTCTATAGCTGTACTAtgtattttctttaatttttttgcCTCCTTTTTACTGCACAATTTTGAATGGAAACccaaatttttttttataattgaAAAGATGGATCATTTCGGAATTTTTCTAATGATTAGTGGATCCTTGTTACCAGTTCAAGCTTTATtgtttaataaaatgaagttattattttttatttctctTCAATTTCTTGCAATATTATTTGGATGCCTTATCGTTTTCTTTAGTTGTTTCTCAACGGGAAATAGATTTATAAGGTCCCTGATTTTTACATTTGCTGGATTActacatattatttttattagaGATTAtgtatcattattatatggaaacgaatttattcttttaatacTTCTAGGTgttttatatgttataggagcaattatatattctgTGAAAAAGCCAAATATTTTTCCAG gTATTTTGGAATTTCATGAAGTTTTCCATATTTGTTGTCTAGGAAGTGCTGTATGCACATTTGTCCTAAATTGTAGTGTTATTAAAAGAACATAA